In Dehalococcoidia bacterium, one DNA window encodes the following:
- a CDS encoding ABC transporter ATP-binding protein: MAQLSIRDLSIHFGGIVALDGISFDVNEGEIMGLIGPNGAGKTTLFNCITRIYQPSRGSINFEGHDILKMEPHEVIGCGISRTFQNLALFPSMSVLENLLVGQHVLMKSTLLDCLFRLPQVGREEKFALKRAEDVLKVLGFEGLRDAPVASLPFAVQKRVEMARALVSRPRFVLLDEPASGLSHEEMQALGRLIRSIRGDLGVTILLVEHHMALVMEVSDRVCVLDFGRKIAEGTPAQVQRDPAVIQAYLGETVSHA; this comes from the coding sequence ATGGCGCAGCTCTCGATAAGGGACCTTTCGATCCACTTCGGCGGTATTGTAGCCCTCGACGGCATCTCCTTCGACGTAAACGAGGGCGAGATCATGGGTCTCATCGGGCCCAACGGCGCCGGCAAGACCACGCTGTTCAACTGCATCACCCGCATTTACCAGCCAAGCCGCGGCTCGATCAACTTCGAGGGGCACGACATCCTCAAGATGGAGCCGCACGAGGTTATCGGCTGCGGCATATCACGCACTTTCCAGAACCTGGCCCTCTTTCCCAGCATGAGCGTCCTCGAGAACCTGCTCGTCGGCCAGCACGTGCTCATGAAGAGCACCCTTCTCGACTGTCTTTTCCGGCTTCCCCAGGTAGGGAGGGAGGAGAAGTTCGCCCTCAAGCGGGCCGAGGACGTGCTGAAGGTGCTGGGTTTTGAGGGGCTGCGCGATGCTCCTGTCGCCTCCCTCCCGTTCGCCGTGCAGAAACGGGTGGAGATGGCGCGGGCCCTCGTCTCGCGGCCGCGTTTTGTCCTCCTCGACGAGCCCGCCAGCGGTCTCAGCCACGAAGAGATGCAGGCTTTGGGGCGGCTAATCCGCTCCATCCGCGGCGATCTCGGCGTGACCATTCTGCTGGTGGAGCACCACATGGCGCTGGTAATGGAGGTCTCGGACAGGGTCTGCGTTCTCGACTTCGGGCGGAAGATAGCCGAAGGGACGCCGGCGCAGGTCCAGCGAGACCCGGCTGTCATTCAAGCCTATCTCGGGGAAACCGTCAGCCATGCTTAA
- a CDS encoding ABC transporter ATP-binding protein, with amino-acid sequence MLKVTDLYTAYGPIMALRGVSLEVPEGQIVALLGANGAGKSTALRTISGLVHPVRGSIQFMGRSIEKSSPEKIVQLGISQVPEGRQIFFELTVLENLLLGAYVQRSGRAVKQDLEKVFTYFPVLAERRKQAAGTLSGGEQQMVAIGRALMARPRLILLDEPSLGLAPIVVQTIFDIIKTLNQNDGITVLLVEQNAHLALQIAQQGYVLETGRVVLQDTGENLRMNEAVRRSYLGY; translated from the coding sequence ATGCTTAAGGTCACCGATCTCTACACCGCCTACGGCCCGATTATGGCGCTGCGAGGGGTATCGCTGGAGGTGCCGGAGGGCCAGATCGTCGCCCTGCTCGGAGCCAACGGAGCGGGCAAGAGCACGGCGCTACGCACGATATCGGGGCTGGTGCACCCCGTCCGCGGCTCCATCCAGTTCATGGGGCGCTCCATCGAGAAGAGCTCGCCCGAGAAGATAGTGCAGCTCGGCATATCGCAGGTGCCGGAAGGCCGTCAGATCTTCTTTGAGTTGACGGTTCTGGAGAACCTCCTTCTCGGCGCCTATGTGCAACGCAGCGGCCGGGCTGTGAAACAGGACCTGGAGAAGGTGTTCACCTACTTCCCGGTGCTGGCGGAGAGACGGAAACAGGCGGCGGGCACCCTCAGCGGCGGTGAACAGCAGATGGTGGCCATAGGCCGGGCGCTCATGGCGCGGCCGCGTCTTATCCTCCTCGACGAGCCGTCGCTGGGGCTGGCGCCGATCGTCGTCCAGACCATCTTCGACATAATCAAGACCCTCAACCAGAATGACGGCATCACCGTCTTGCTGGTGGAACAGAATGCGCACCTGGCCCTGCAGATCGCTCAGCAGGGATACGTCCTGGAGACCGGCAGGGTCGTTCTTCAGGACACGGGCGAGAACCTCCGCATGAACGAGGCGGTGCGCCGCTCCTATCTCGGGTACTGA
- a CDS encoding biotin transporter BioY: MQEAVRRRPLALTALPSRSALAQALLVVGGAAFVAVMAQARVGLPFTPVPLTGQTFAVLVTGALLGSRLGAASMLAYLGAGLFGLPVFSGWVGGWAAVSGPTGGYLLGFVAAAFVVGWFAERGWDCDLRAVVPLLVGNVVIYAAGLPWLARFVGPDDVIQSGLLPFIPGDLLKLAAAASALPAGWALVRRFRML; this comes from the coding sequence ATGCAGGAAGCGGTCCGAAGACGCCCTCTAGCCCTGACCGCGCTGCCGAGCCGATCGGCGCTCGCGCAGGCGCTTCTTGTCGTGGGCGGCGCCGCCTTTGTCGCCGTGATGGCGCAGGCGCGCGTCGGTCTCCCTTTCACTCCGGTACCTCTGACCGGGCAGACTTTCGCCGTGCTCGTGACGGGAGCGCTCCTGGGGAGCCGGTTGGGCGCCGCCAGCATGCTCGCCTACCTCGGGGCCGGACTCTTCGGGTTGCCCGTGTTCAGCGGCTGGGTCGGTGGCTGGGCGGCCGTCAGCGGTCCTACGGGAGGCTATCTTCTGGGGTTTGTCGCCGCCGCTTTCGTCGTCGGCTGGTTCGCCGAGCGAGGGTGGGACTGTGACCTCCGGGCCGTCGTGCCCCTGCTCGTGGGCAACGTCGTCATCTACGCCGCCGGACTGCCTTGGCTTGCCCGCTTCGTCGGCCCCGATGACGTCATCCAGTCCGGCCTGCTGCCCTTCATTCCCGGCGACCTGCTGAAACTTGCCGCCGCTGCTTCCGCGTTGCCTGCCGGTTGGGCGCTGGTGCGCCGGTTCCGGATGCTTTGA
- a CDS encoding ABC transporter substrate-binding protein, whose amino-acid sequence MNTEGNYWQRALSKRVSRRRMLATTALGASGLAGAAAIRCGGDEEAGPPEGATPSPSTEVPTPGGTYIGTMSDLYNQDPHKATAFLTHVFASWIYSRLMRYDSVRGELPPERWHKAVPELGEKVENPDPLTYTFKLNQAAKWQNIDPTFGRPVTAEDVVFSYNRYRDLSKVQGGLTILVDSVTAPDSQTVTFKLKHPFALFLTRIASYQDLWILPPELIEADGDAEKRSVGSGPFILDHYRRSVDFEFVKNPDYWETDPEFGMQLPYIDRLRLLIIPDPNAALSQFVAGKLFGIAVQPKLVPEAMSAVPEARLGRGLRNLASFFYFEPGTYTSGQAPFNDVRVRRAVSMGIDRDGLLALVRAPMDAEGGEWCTMVPAGLGKQWWVDPKSEEMGDAAKWYKHDIAEAKKLLSAAGFPDGFDTKLHYSSTVYTTLIPYYPVVAEAFPTLMRDIGVNITAVPEDYIGQYFPQTYSQGNFDGMAWGLQSVFTDVVAYLSVSFLPFGEGGYRNMSRVDDPELVAMIEDMSRQEEVEAVREKSAEIQRYVSDQMYYIPGINPIEYTVAHRRGSEPVNITGPSGGYGWGTEISMWGWIKPEFQNLG is encoded by the coding sequence ATGAACACAGAGGGTAACTACTGGCAGAGGGCTCTTTCCAAGAGAGTCTCGAGACGGAGGATGCTGGCGACCACTGCGCTTGGCGCGTCCGGGCTGGCAGGCGCCGCCGCCATCCGCTGCGGAGGCGACGAAGAAGCGGGACCGCCGGAAGGGGCGACGCCCTCGCCGTCAACGGAAGTGCCGACGCCCGGCGGCACGTACATCGGCACCATGTCCGACCTCTACAACCAGGACCCCCACAAAGCCACCGCTTTCCTTACTCACGTATTCGCGTCCTGGATATACAGCCGCCTGATGCGGTATGACTCGGTGCGCGGCGAGCTTCCTCCCGAGCGCTGGCACAAGGCGGTGCCGGAGCTGGGCGAAAAGGTCGAGAACCCGGACCCGCTCACCTACACCTTCAAGCTGAACCAGGCCGCGAAATGGCAGAACATCGACCCCACGTTCGGCCGCCCGGTCACTGCCGAAGACGTCGTGTTTTCCTACAATCGCTACCGCGATCTCTCCAAAGTCCAGGGCGGTCTCACCATCTTGGTCGACAGCGTCACCGCCCCCGACAGCCAGACGGTCACCTTCAAGCTGAAGCACCCCTTCGCGCTCTTTCTCACGCGCATCGCCTCCTATCAGGACCTCTGGATATTGCCGCCGGAGCTGATCGAGGCCGACGGCGACGCCGAGAAGCGTTCCGTCGGCTCGGGGCCCTTCATTCTTGACCACTACCGCCGGTCTGTCGACTTCGAGTTTGTGAAGAACCCCGACTACTGGGAGACAGACCCTGAGTTCGGAATGCAGTTGCCTTACATCGACCGGCTGCGACTGCTGATAATTCCCGATCCGAATGCGGCCTTGAGCCAGTTCGTTGCCGGCAAGCTGTTTGGCATAGCCGTCCAGCCCAAGCTGGTGCCGGAAGCGATGAGCGCCGTCCCCGAGGCGCGCCTCGGCCGGGGGCTCAGGAATCTCGCCAGCTTCTTCTACTTTGAGCCCGGCACCTACACCTCCGGCCAGGCGCCCTTCAACGACGTCCGTGTCCGCAGGGCCGTCTCGATGGGGATCGACCGCGACGGCCTGCTGGCGCTTGTACGGGCGCCCATGGACGCCGAGGGCGGTGAGTGGTGCACCATGGTGCCGGCCGGCCTGGGGAAGCAGTGGTGGGTCGATCCTAAGAGCGAGGAGATGGGCGACGCGGCGAAGTGGTACAAGCACGACATCGCCGAGGCGAAAAAGCTCCTTAGCGCCGCCGGCTTCCCTGACGGCTTCGACACCAAGCTGCACTACAGCAGTACGGTGTACACCACCCTTATTCCGTATTATCCGGTCGTCGCCGAGGCCTTCCCCACGCTTATGCGCGACATCGGCGTCAACATCACCGCCGTGCCGGAAGACTACATCGGGCAGTACTTCCCCCAGACCTACAGCCAGGGCAACTTCGACGGCATGGCCTGGGGGCTGCAATCGGTGTTCACCGACGTGGTGGCCTACCTCTCGGTGAGTTTCCTGCCTTTCGGTGAAGGCGGGTACCGGAACATGTCGCGCGTGGACGACCCGGAGCTCGTGGCGATGATCGAGGACATGTCGCGGCAGGAGGAGGTCGAGGCAGTGCGGGAGAAGTCCGCCGAGATCCAGCGTTACGTCTCAGATCAAATGTATTACATCCCGGGGATAAACCCCATCGAGTACACGGTTGCCCACCGGCGCGGCAGCGAACCCGTCAACATCACAGGCCCTTCCGGCGGCTACGGATGGGGGACTGAGATCTCAATGTGGGGGTGGATAAAGCCGGAGTTCCAGAACCTGGGATAG
- a CDS encoding ABC transporter substrate-binding protein, with the protein MANNRQFWQDRLGRRVSRRQALRGAALSAASVAGVAAIRCGGDEETPGTPEGGTPLPGRETPTPGGTYIGTMADLYNRDPHKATAFLTHVFASWIYSRLMRYDSTRGELPEDRWYKAVPELGQEVENPDELTYTFTLNPAAKWQNIDPTFGRQVTADDIVFSFNRYRDLSKGQGQLALVVDSVSAPDSGTVTFKLKHPFALFLTRVASYQDLWILPPELIEADGDAEKRSVGSGPFILDHYRSSVDFEFLKNPDYWETDPEFGLQLPYIDRLRLLVIPDPNAVLSQFIAGKLFGITTQPQLVPEALSAVPDLRINRMLRNLVSFFYFEPATYTSDKGPFNDVRVRRAISMAIDRDGLLALVRAPIDKEGGEWCNMIPAGLGRRWWVDPKSEEMGEAAKWYKHDIAEAKSLLSAAGYADGFDTKLHYSSTVYTNIIPYYPVVAEAFPTLMRDIGVNITAVPEDYIGQYFPQTFSQGNFDGMAWGLQSNFTDVVAYLSVSFLPFGEGGYRNMSRVNDPELIAKIEDMSRDPDVESVREKSAEIQRYISDQMYYVPGLNAIDYGIGHPWGSEALNKTGPAGGYGLGTETSMWGWIYPEYQNMG; encoded by the coding sequence ATGGCAAACAATAGGCAATTCTGGCAAGACCGGCTGGGAAGAAGAGTCTCCCGCCGTCAGGCCCTGCGGGGGGCCGCCCTCTCAGCGGCCAGCGTAGCGGGGGTGGCGGCAATCCGCTGTGGAGGAGACGAGGAGACGCCGGGCACGCCCGAGGGCGGGACGCCTCTGCCGGGGCGGGAGACCCCGACTCCCGGCGGCACCTACATCGGCACCATGGCAGACCTGTACAACAGGGATCCCCACAAAGCCACGGCCTTCCTCACGCACGTCTTCGCTTCCTGGATATACAGCCGCCTCATGCGCTACGACTCCACCCGCGGCGAGCTGCCGGAAGACCGCTGGTACAAGGCAGTGCCGGAGCTGGGCCAGGAGGTGGAGAACCCGGACGAACTCACCTACACCTTCACCCTCAATCCGGCCGCGAAGTGGCAGAACATCGACCCGACGTTCGGCCGCCAGGTCACCGCCGATGACATCGTCTTCTCCTTTAACCGCTACCGCGACCTCTCCAAGGGACAGGGCCAGCTCGCGCTCGTCGTCGACAGCGTCAGTGCGCCCGACAGCGGGACGGTGACCTTCAAGCTGAAGCACCCCTTCGCGCTCTTTCTCACCCGCGTCGCGTCCTACCAGGACCTCTGGATACTTCCGCCGGAGCTCATCGAGGCCGATGGTGACGCCGAGAAACGTTCCGTCGGCTCGGGGCCCTTCATCCTCGACCACTACCGGAGCTCCGTCGATTTCGAATTCTTGAAGAACCCCGACTATTGGGAGACGGACCCGGAATTCGGGCTACAGTTGCCCTACATCGACCGGCTCCGCCTTCTCGTCATACCCGACCCGAACGCGGTGCTGAGCCAGTTCATAGCCGGGAAGCTCTTCGGCATAACTACCCAGCCCCAACTGGTGCCTGAGGCGCTCAGCGCAGTCCCCGACCTGCGGATCAACCGCATGCTGAGGAACCTGGTCAGCTTCTTCTACTTCGAGCCCGCCACCTACACTTCGGACAAGGGGCCGTTCAACGACGTCCGCGTGCGGCGCGCCATCTCCATGGCCATCGACCGCGACGGCCTGCTGGCGCTGGTGCGGGCGCCCATCGACAAGGAAGGCGGCGAGTGGTGCAACATGATACCGGCCGGCCTGGGGAGACGGTGGTGGGTCGATCCTAAGAGCGAGGAGATGGGCGAAGCGGCGAAGTGGTATAAGCACGACATCGCCGAAGCGAAGAGCCTCCTCAGCGCCGCCGGATACGCAGACGGCTTCGACACCAAGCTGCACTACAGCAGCACCGTGTACACGAACATCATTCCGTACTACCCGGTGGTCGCGGAGGCCTTCCCCACGCTCATGCGCGATATCGGCGTCAACATTACCGCCGTGCCGGAAGACTACATCGGACAGTACTTCCCCCAGACCTTCAGCCAGGGGAACTTCGACGGCATGGCCTGGGGGTTGCAGTCGAACTTCACCGATGTCGTGGCCTACCTGTCGGTGAGCTTCTTGCCCTTCGGCGAAGGCGGGTACCGGAACATGTCGCGCGTAAACGACCCCGAGCTGATCGCGAAGATAGAAGACATGTCGCGCGACCCGGACGTTGAGTCGGTGCGGGAGAAATCGGCGGAAATCCAGCGCTACATATCGGACCAGATGTACTACGTGCCCGGGCTGAACGCCATAGACTACGGCATCGGCCATCCTTGGGGCAGCGAGGCGCTCAACAAGACCGGCCCCGCCGGCGGCTACGGCCTGGGCACGGAGACGTCGATGTGGGGGTGGATCTACCCCGAATACCAGAACATGGGCTGA
- a CDS encoding ABC transporter substrate-binding protein codes for MARFWQDAARKKVSRRRVLKGAALSAAGIAGAAAFACAGDEEGGTPGVPPSPTPSEEQEPVIGGMGNGTMADLYNMDPHKPIAFLTHVFGSWTYNRLMRFATQRGILPDELWYEPVPELAQKIENPEPLTFIFTLHPEARWHDIDPVFGREVTAEDVIYNYERFRNLSPNKDDWAMVDSVTASPDTKQITIKLKHPYGLFLKRVASFNDLWLVAPELIEKDGDAEKRAVGSGPFIFEHYRRSVDFLWRKNPDYFEKDKWGNRLPYLDGLHLYVIPDPNTVMSQFLAKKLDATYVQAALLNDIRAQAPEARINKNLRNLTSFLYFEPASYTENKPPFNDIRVRRAISMAIDRDGLLKLISPEEGGEWPNIISAGMGRKWWVDPKSEEMGEPGKWYRYDPAEAKALLKAAGYEDGFECRFHYSSTVYTNIITYYPVVAEALPGLMREVDIRLTSVPEDYIGQYFPQTYSQGNFDGMAWGLLTVLPDAAGYIEMSYLPWGKGGARNMSRVDDPELVRNITDAVQTWDVDEVCQKLRQIQKYVSDKMYYVPGVNPYEYSASWPVGGGGVNTSGPTTYSFGTEGTMWAWRYKGM; via the coding sequence ATGGCCCGATTCTGGCAGGACGCAGCGAGGAAGAAGGTCTCGCGCCGCCGCGTGCTCAAGGGAGCGGCGCTATCGGCGGCAGGCATTGCCGGCGCGGCCGCGTTCGCCTGCGCCGGCGACGAGGAAGGGGGGACGCCCGGCGTCCCGCCCTCGCCCACGCCCTCGGAAGAGCAGGAGCCCGTAATCGGCGGTATGGGCAACGGCACCATGGCCGACCTCTACAACATGGACCCCCATAAGCCCATCGCCTTCCTCACCCACGTCTTCGGCTCCTGGACGTACAACCGGCTCATGCGCTTCGCGACTCAGCGCGGCATCCTTCCCGACGAGCTGTGGTACGAGCCCGTGCCGGAGCTGGCGCAGAAGATCGAGAACCCGGAGCCGCTCACTTTCATCTTCACGCTCCACCCCGAAGCCAGGTGGCACGATATCGACCCCGTCTTCGGACGCGAGGTCACGGCAGAAGACGTGATCTACAACTACGAGCGCTTCCGCAACCTCTCCCCGAACAAGGACGACTGGGCGATGGTCGACAGCGTTACCGCCTCGCCGGACACGAAGCAGATCACCATCAAGCTCAAGCACCCGTACGGCCTGTTCCTCAAGCGCGTCGCTTCCTTCAATGACCTCTGGCTCGTAGCTCCTGAGCTAATTGAAAAGGACGGCGATGCCGAGAAGAGGGCGGTGGGTTCCGGGCCGTTCATTTTCGAGCACTACAGGCGCTCTGTCGACTTCCTGTGGCGCAAGAACCCGGACTACTTCGAGAAGGACAAGTGGGGTAACCGGCTGCCCTACCTGGACGGGCTCCACCTCTACGTCATCCCCGATCCCAACACCGTAATGTCACAGTTCCTGGCCAAGAAGCTCGACGCTACATACGTCCAGGCAGCCCTGCTCAACGACATACGGGCGCAGGCGCCGGAAGCGCGCATCAACAAGAACCTGCGTAATCTCACGAGCTTCCTCTACTTCGAGCCGGCCAGTTACACCGAGAACAAGCCGCCCTTCAACGACATCCGCGTCCGTCGCGCGATATCGATGGCGATCGACCGCGACGGCCTGTTGAAGCTGATATCGCCCGAAGAGGGCGGCGAGTGGCCCAACATCATCAGCGCGGGCATGGGACGCAAGTGGTGGGTCGATCCCAAGAGCGAGGAGATGGGCGAGCCCGGCAAGTGGTACAGGTACGACCCGGCCGAGGCCAAGGCGCTGCTAAAGGCGGCGGGGTACGAGGACGGCTTCGAGTGCCGCTTCCACTACAGCTCCACCGTGTATACCAACATCATCACCTACTACCCGGTGGTCGCGGAGGCGCTGCCCGGCCTGATGAGAGAGGTAGACATAAGGCTCACCTCCGTCCCCGAAGACTACATAGGGCAGTACTTTCCCCAGACTTACAGCCAGGGCAACTTCGACGGCATGGCGTGGGGCCTGCTCACGGTGCTGCCCGACGCCGCCGGCTACATCGAAATGAGCTATCTTCCCTGGGGGAAGGGCGGCGCCCGCAACATGTCGCGCGTCGACGACCCTGAGCTGGTCCGGAACATAACCGATGCTGTGCAGACGTGGGACGTCGACGAAGTGTGCCAGAAGCTGCGCCAGATACAGAAGTACGTCTCCGACAAGATGTACTACGTTCCCGGCGTCAACCCTTATGAATACAGCGCAAGCTGGCCCGTAGGCGGCGGCGGCGTCAATACCTCCGGCCCGACGACCTATTCGTTCGGCACTGAGGGGACGATGTGGGCCTGGCGGTACAAAGGAATGTAG
- a CDS encoding ABC transporter permease: MGKYIIRRLLMVVPTLIGVTIIVFCLVRFLPGDVVQQISGESAQLTEEERADVRKELGLDKPIYQQYFIWLSEVVRGDLGESLQTKVSVGSELKNRLPVTIELGLLALMISLCVSLPIGVFAAIRQDTILDYVARSGAIAFLSIPSFWMGTLVMVLPSKWWGWAPPLQYYDLWDKPAENLYMLIIPAVILGMLLSGTVMRMTRAQMLEVLRQDYVRTAWSKGLRERTVVARHAIKNAFIPVITIVGLQIPVLVGGTVILESIFSIPGIGRYLMFSIASLDYPVVQAINLIVASVIILTNLAVDITYGYLDPRIRYT, translated from the coding sequence TTGGGTAAGTACATCATCCGGCGTCTCCTGATGGTAGTCCCCACCCTTATCGGTGTCACCATCATCGTCTTTTGTCTCGTGCGCTTCCTCCCCGGCGACGTCGTGCAGCAGATATCAGGCGAGAGCGCGCAACTGACTGAGGAAGAGCGCGCCGACGTCAGAAAAGAGCTGGGTCTAGACAAGCCGATATACCAGCAGTACTTCATCTGGCTCTCCGAGGTCGTGAGGGGCGATCTGGGCGAGTCGCTGCAAACGAAGGTCAGCGTCGGCAGCGAGTTGAAGAACCGCCTGCCGGTGACGATTGAGCTGGGGCTGCTCGCCCTCATGATCTCCCTGTGCGTATCCCTTCCCATAGGCGTCTTCGCCGCAATACGCCAGGACACGATATTGGACTACGTCGCCCGTAGCGGCGCCATCGCCTTCCTCTCCATACCCTCCTTCTGGATGGGCACTCTGGTGATGGTCTTGCCCAGCAAATGGTGGGGGTGGGCGCCGCCCTTACAGTACTACGACCTCTGGGACAAGCCGGCCGAGAACCTCTACATGCTCATCATCCCCGCCGTGATCCTGGGGATGCTGCTCTCGGGGACGGTGATGCGCATGACGCGGGCGCAGATGCTGGAAGTGCTGCGGCAGGACTACGTCCGCACCGCCTGGTCGAAGGGGCTGCGGGAGCGGACGGTCGTAGCGCGCCACGCGATCAAGAACGCCTTTATCCCGGTCATTACCATCGTCGGCCTGCAGATTCCGGTGCTGGTCGGTGGCACGGTCATCCTGGAGAGTATCTTCAGCATCCCGGGCATCGGCCGTTATCTCATGTTCTCCATCGCCTCCCTTGACTACCCGGTGGTGCAGGCGATCAACCTGATCGTGGCATCCGTGATCATTCTGACGAATCTGGCGGTCGACATCACGTACGGCTACCTCGACCCACGCATTAGGTATACGTAG
- a CDS encoding ABC transporter permease → MATVGQAQAEAEAYWYFRPERSLLSRVLRGLWWFTRRKPLGAFGGFIVAVMILVAITAQWIAPYWYDDQSWAEAMQDPSLQHPFGTDDLGRDMLSRVIYGARVSVVIGFSAVAMSALIATIVGTVSGYYGGWFDSVFQRLVDIWMSFPGLVILVTVISAFSRSGDPIHRIFAITIVLGTMMAAGSSRVIRGATIAMKNNQYVEAARCVGANDARILMRHILPNVFAVIIILATVQLGGAILVESSISFLGWGVPPPFPSWGQMLSFKGILFMRAHPWLALWPGLAIALAVYGFNMLGDALRDVLDPRLRGSR, encoded by the coding sequence ATGGCAACGGTTGGCCAAGCACAGGCAGAAGCGGAAGCGTACTGGTATTTCCGGCCGGAGCGCAGCCTTCTCTCGCGTGTCCTGCGCGGTCTCTGGTGGTTCACGCGCCGGAAGCCGCTGGGGGCATTCGGCGGCTTCATTGTGGCCGTGATGATCCTCGTCGCCATCACCGCCCAGTGGATAGCTCCCTACTGGTACGACGACCAGTCATGGGCGGAGGCGATGCAAGATCCCTCGTTGCAGCACCCCTTCGGCACCGACGATCTGGGCCGCGATATGTTGAGCCGCGTCATCTACGGCGCAAGGGTGTCCGTAGTCATCGGCTTCTCCGCGGTCGCCATGTCGGCGCTCATCGCGACCATCGTCGGCACTGTCTCCGGCTATTACGGCGGCTGGTTCGATTCCGTTTTCCAGCGGTTGGTGGACATCTGGATGTCCTTCCCGGGCCTGGTGATCCTGGTGACGGTCATATCCGCTTTCTCGCGCAGCGGCGACCCCATACACCGTATCTTCGCCATTACCATCGTCTTAGGGACGATGATGGCCGCGGGATCATCGCGCGTCATAAGAGGGGCAACTATAGCGATGAAGAACAATCAGTACGTGGAGGCGGCGCGCTGCGTCGGCGCGAACGACGCCCGCATACTGATGCGGCACATCCTGCCCAACGTCTTCGCCGTCATCATAATCCTCGCCACCGTCCAGCTCGGTGGGGCTATCCTTGTCGAGTCCTCCATCAGCTTCTTGGGATGGGGCGTCCCGCCGCCGTTCCCCTCCTGGGGGCAGATGCTGAGCTTTAAGGGCATCCTCTTCATGCGGGCCCACCCCTGGCTGGCGCTGTGGCCTGGTCTCGCCATCGCCCTGGCGGTCTACGGCTTCAACATGCTGGGCGACGCCCTCCGCGACGTGCTGGACCCCCGCCTGCGGGGCAGCCGCTAG
- a CDS encoding AIR synthase family protein, with product MKTGKTPHDLLKRLLSSISIENERVLVGPAPGEDAAAVAVGGRLVVASIDPITFASDLIGWYAVQVNANDIAVMGAKPAWFLAAVLLPEDAAPALAESIFGQMLAACNELDIALIGGHTEVTHGLERPLVVGAMLGETERVIESKGAREGDCLILTKGVAVEGTALLAREADERLRAAGVGEETVARAKELLFKPGISVVREALLAAETGLVHAMHDPTEGGLATAVHELAEAAGLGAEVRIDTVRVLPETAAICGALGLDPMGLLASGALLIAVAPGDCERVADALRASKTDAACIGSLVSRGQGVIMNRNGRMGPLPRFDRDELARFLTGSQPERRSADHSQE from the coding sequence ATGAAGACAGGGAAAACCCCCCACGACTTGCTCAAACGCCTGCTCTCCTCGATCTCCATCGAAAATGAGCGGGTCCTCGTCGGTCCGGCGCCGGGCGAGGACGCGGCAGCCGTCGCCGTGGGCGGGCGTCTCGTCGTCGCCTCCATCGACCCGATCACCTTCGCCTCCGACCTCATCGGCTGGTACGCGGTGCAAGTCAACGCGAACGACATCGCCGTCATGGGAGCGAAGCCGGCCTGGTTCCTGGCCGCCGTCCTGCTTCCCGAGGACGCGGCGCCAGCGCTCGCCGAAAGCATCTTCGGCCAGATGCTCGCCGCCTGCAACGAGCTGGACATCGCGCTCATCGGCGGACACACGGAAGTGACGCACGGGCTGGAGCGGCCGCTGGTCGTCGGGGCGATGCTAGGGGAGACCGAGCGCGTCATCGAGAGCAAGGGCGCGCGCGAGGGCGACTGTCTGATCCTGACGAAGGGCGTGGCCGTGGAAGGGACGGCGCTCCTGGCGCGAGAGGCAGACGAGAGGCTTCGCGCCGCGGGGGTCGGCGAAGAGACGGTCGCGAGGGCGAAAGAGTTGCTGTTCAAGCCCGGGATCAGCGTCGTGCGGGAGGCGCTGCTCGCCGCCGAGACAGGCCTCGTGCACGCCATGCATGACCCGACGGAGGGCGGCCTCGCCACCGCGGTCCATGAGCTGGCGGAGGCGGCGGGGCTGGGCGCCGAGGTCAGGATCGACACTGTACGAGTCCTCCCGGAGACGGCCGCCATCTGCGGCGCTCTCGGCCTCGACCCGATGGGACTCCTCGCGTCGGGCGCTCTTCTTATCGCCGTCGCCCCCGGGGATTGCGAAAGGGTTGCAGACGCGCTCAGAGCCTCAAAAACCGATGCCGCATGCATAGGTTCGCTGGTTTCTCGGGGGCAAGGGGTTATAATGAATAGAAACGGGCGGATGGGCCCTCTTCCCCGTTTTGACCGGGATGAGCTGGCCCGCTTTCTAACAGGGAGTCAGCCCGAACGCCGTTCGGCGGATCACAGTCAGGAGTGA